The following are encoded in a window of Phaseolus vulgaris cultivar G19833 chromosome 3, P. vulgaris v2.0, whole genome shotgun sequence genomic DNA:
- the LOC137808666 gene encoding uncharacterized protein: MVLWEITLAAAYVLGLKRTYRLALRTQRRILAPKIRQFLHRRTRAVFNVALKVNQTIQERDMTFGRNVGNYILQRLNRMKPLAQIQGGSLSNSAPHPSSRLTKLAAKFSNSKTSSYYQLFKRKSGKQNTWFQQKVIWSKPFPSIVKMMRPPSLAGTTTQCRHLNSNASDAFSPNYRVNWPGDVIRKDIMQWMLRN, from the exons ATGGTGTTATGGGAGATTACCCTCGCCGCTGCCTATGTTTTGGGCCTCAAGCGAACCTACAGGCTCGCCCTCAGGACTCAGCGTAGGATCCTAGCCCCTAAGATCCGTCAATTTCTTCACCG ACGAACACGAGCTGTATTCAATGTAGCACTCAAAGTTAATCAGACCATTCAAGAAAGAGACATGACATTTGGTAGGAATGTGGGAAACTACATTTTGCAGCGGCTAAATAGAATGAAACCATTGGCTCAAATTCAGGGGGGTTCACTCTCCAATAGTGCTCCTCACCCGAGTTCAAGATTGACAAAGCTTGCAGCAAAATTTTCTAACAGCAAAACTTCTAGTTACTATCAATTATTCAAGAGAAAATCAGGTAAACAAAACACTTGGTTCCAACAAAAAGTCATATGGTCAAAGCCTTTCCCCTCCATTGTAAAGATGATGCGGCCTCCAAGTCTTGCTGGGACTACCACCCAGTGCAGGCACCTCAACAGCAATGCTTCTGATGCTTTTAGCCCAAACTATAGAGTAAATTGGCCAGGTGATGTTATTAGGAAGGACATCATGCAATGGATGTTGCGAAACTAG